One stretch of Eupeodes corollae chromosome 2, idEupCoro1.1, whole genome shotgun sequence DNA includes these proteins:
- the LOC129946038 gene encoding uncharacterized protein LOC129946038: MMDLDLSATFVNKVPQTTTTPDLYFIIKSEWSSNDINLQILDCHKSQEWEGSVSLDDLKQSAEELEIPFDKFFDECKAALTTNGGVEHFEYFLEDQKFNLTKKDQFKINYLELDVISKNDSNSNFALAAVDLIASLQAELSACKEASEDLNEKYQQNVKTMEHFLEEKNNLEKRLLDKFAVLLNSKKDKIAELQDLLVEKERLLEDAGISTEGATEQHSKRKSTDLAAAGDDSDDDDFLRPTQVMSQPVSRTLPKRVKTS, translated from the coding sequence ATGATGGATTTGGATCTATCTGCAACATTTGTAAATAAAGTTCCCCAAACCACGACGACGCCTGacctatattttattattaaatcagAATGGTCCTCCAACGATATCAACCTTCAAATTCTAGATTGTCATAAATCCCAGGAGTGGGAAGGTAGTGTTTCTCTTGACGATTTGAAACAATCGGCTGAAGAATTAGAAATCCCATTTGATAAGTTCTTCGATGAGTGCAAAGCTGCTTTAACTACGAATGGAGGTGTAgaacattttgaatattttctggAAGACCAAAAATTCAATCTTACTAAAAaagatcaatttaaaattaattacctGGAATTAGATGTGATATCAAAAAATGATTCTAATTCAAATTTTGCATTGGCAGCTGTTGATTTGATAGCTTCTTTACAAGCAGAATTATCTGCTTGCAAGGAAGCATCTGAAGACCTCAAtgagaaatatcaacaaaatgtgAAGACTATGGaacattttttggaagaaaagaaTAACCTAGAAAAGAGGCTTCTTGACAAGTTTGCTGTTCTTCTTAATTCAAAGAAAGATAAAATTGCAGAGTTACAAGATTTACTGGTCGAAAAGGAAAGACTTCTAGAGGATGCAGGCATTTCAACGGAAGGAGCTACAGAACAACATTCCAAGAGGAAATCTACAGACTTAGCTGCCGCTGGTGAtgatagtgatgatgatgattttttgcGGCCAACCCAAGTAATGTCTCAACCAGTTAGCCGAACTTTACCAAAACGAGTTAAAACAAGTTAA
- the LOC129946715 gene encoding 26S proteasome non-ATPase regulatory subunit 12, protein MDNYMFDGGRITKMEVDYEPICDEKIPKTIALAKSKPDEFHAAIETMLQLEKQTRLGADMVSCSRVLVAICQICFNAGNWNALNEFISLLARRRSQLKQAVSKMIQECCTYVDKTPSKAVKLSLINTLRSVTEGKIYVEIERARLTKILADIKEAEGDIAGAAAVMEELQVETYGSMDKREKVELILEQMRLCLLKEDYVSTQIIAKKISIKFFDDPKQQDLKVKFYDLMIRLDRDTSFLKTSRHYQAIANPKPVVVKADKEETPGTTPAPATGSPTKEKKEEEVIPKAPELTKEQLEDQKQKLKLAVIYCILAPYDNEQNDMMAHLAKTKSLEDIPVYKEILRLFMCKELINFDAFDAEFGFILTENVIFQENSLHGKRCAAELKDRLIEHNIRIISNYYSRIYLKRMSELLVLPTDKCEEYLSKLANADTIRVKIDRPAEIVYFTTKKTSSDILNNWAQDTNQLMALVNKTCHLINKEECINSVLGMAVEA, encoded by the coding sequence ATGGATAACTATATGTTTGACGGAGGCCGCATCACCAAGATGGAAGTCGACTATGAGCCCATATGCGACGAGAAGATTCCCAAGACCATTGCCCTGGCCAAATCCAAACCCGATGAGTTCCATGCAGCCATCGAGACCATGTTGCAATTGGAGAAACAAACCCGTCTGGGAGCCGATATGGTTTCATGCTCTCGGGTGCTTGTTGCAATTTGTCAAATCTGTTTCAATGCTGGCAACTGGAATGCCCTCAATGAATTCATCAGTCTGCTGGCCAGAAGAAGGTCCCAACTCAAGCAGGCAGTCAGTAAAATGATCCAAGAATGCTGCACCTATGTCGACAAGACTCCAAGCAAAGCAGTGAAACTAAGTCTCATCAACACATTGAGATCGGTGACAGAGGGAAAGATCTATGTCGAAATCGAGAGGGCAAGACTCACAAAAATCCTTGCTGATATTAAGGAGGCCGAAGGAGATATCGCCGGAGCTGCAGCGGTCATGGAAGAACTACAAGTTGAGACTTATGGGTCGATGGACAAACGTGAGAAGGTCGAGTTGATCTTGGAGCAAATGCGATTGTGTCTGCTGAAGGAAGACTACGTGTCCACGCAGATTATTGCCAAGAAAATTAGTATTAAATTCTTCGATGACCCCAAGCAGCAGGATTTGAAGGTAAAGTTCTACGATTTGATGATACGTCTCGATCGGGATACGTCGTTCTTGAAGACCTCTCGCCATTACCAAGCAATTGCAAACCCTAAACCAGTTGTTGTTAAGGCCGACAAGGAGGAAACCCCCGGCACAACTCCTGCTCCAGCGACAGGCTCGCCAACTAAGGAGAAGAAGGAGGAAGAGGTCATTCCAAAGGCACCTGAACTAACAAAAGAACAACTCGAAGATCAGAAGCAAAAACTAAAGTTGGCGGTTATCTACTGCATCCTGGCTCCCTATGACAATGAACAAAACGATATGATGGCTCATTTGGCCAAGACCAAGAGCCTCGAAGACATTCCCGTTTACAAAGAGATTCTACGTTTGTTCATGTGCAAGGAATTGATCAACTTCGATGCCTTCGACGCTGAATTCGGTTTCATTCTGACAGAAAATGTTATATTCCAAGAGAATTCACTCCACGGCAAACGTTGCGCAGCTGAGCTGAAAGACCGTCTTATCGAACACAATATCCGAATCATCTCCAATTACTACTCTAGGATTTATTTGAAACGCATGAGTGAACTGCTTGTCCTGCCAACAGACAAGTGTGAAGAGTACTTGTCTAAATTGGCCAATGCCGATACGATTCGTGTTAAAATTGATCGCCCCGCAGAGATTGTTTACTTCACAACAAAGAAGACTTCGTCGGACATTCTGAATAACTGGGCTCAGGACACCAATCAACTTATGGCTCTGGTTAATAAGACTTGTCATTTGATCAACAAGGAGGAATGCATTAACTCGGTTTTGGGTATGGCTGTGGAAGCCTAA